Below is a genomic region from Astatotilapia calliptera chromosome 13, fAstCal1.2, whole genome shotgun sequence.
GTCAGCCCTCATCCCTGTGGCAGCTCTTTCGGACCTTCCAACACTCGACACCATCATCGCCTCTTGCGCTCACTTCCTCAGATCAACCAGCCTTGGCAGTCAAATGCCCCTCTACCTCCAATTGTAGACCATGAATCCGTAGACCCCTCTCTGGCCTCTCCTGCTGCGACCTCTGCCCATCTGCCCATCCCTAGACGAccccctccctctttctcctccCCGTCTTGTTATATGCTTCAGGAGGAGGAGCCATGGGAGACATGCCCACCTTTTGCCAAGATCCGCCCACCTCCTAAAGTGTCCCGGTTGGACATTGGCAGCACTAGGTTGATGAGGGACTGTGTATACCCTCAGCTCCCTCCATTGTGTACCAGGGGGCCACCTGATGCCACATTTGACCCAGTTGAACCTGTAGGGGAATCATTTGGGCTGGGTGTATTGGACGAAACTGTTGGGCTTGTAGCACCAACTCAACCTGGATCTCCATTTGGTGACTTGTCAGATCCTCTGAGTCTGGATGTGTCCACCCAGCCAGAGGAAGGTTGTCAGACCCGCGAGGTTGAGGCTCAGCACCAACTGCCACATTCCCCCTCCCCCGTTAGTCCCTGGACACGTGGGACAAATGAAACTCTCACCAGCAGAGCTAATGGGACACAGCTTAGCGCATCCTTTCATATCAGCCCTCCCTCACCATTACCTGCCTCCACCTCACTGTCACCTTCAGCTAGACTGTTGTCTCAGCCTTTTGAGTCCACACTTTCCTGTTTACAGCCTAATCTTCAAGCACAATCCTCAGCAAAACAAGGCAGCACATCTCCTCACCCTTCAACCACCTTGTCAACTCATCCACCACGCATTCGTGGTGTTAAAGTAGAGTCACCTGGCAAAAGGCTAGAGCTCATCTCTAAGAGGGAAGCAAGAAACATCACTAAGGTGGCAAACCAAGCGTATAAGGAGCCAGTGGGGTCTCTCAATAGCTCGGAGCTCTTGGCTTCTCTTTCCACAAGGGCTCTAGACATCAGcggcggcagcagcagggaCCGTATTGGAGAGAGTCTGGGACTTGCACTGGCTTTGTCTCCTGCAACTGCCTCAGGACAGGGCAGCCGTGGCTCCAGGCTGCCATCCATCCCTGCTGACAGACTTCTGCGGGATGATCACATAAGGCAAATGTCACCATTACCCCCAGCATCAGCTTCTTACATGGTGAGCACAGATAAGTGTCAGCATTAGCTGCTAAGATTGAATTTGTGAAATTGAGTTAccctaaaaagtttttttttttttttttttttttttttagtatttgtgTGGTCAGCCAGTCTCATTGAAGTCATTCAAAACAATTTTTAGaaaatcacttttttctttctttctttcttttttttttttaagttgaagGCTGCAGTTGTTTTAGTTTTGCACcctgtaaaaacatttaatatttctgctcttttcTCAGACCACCAGCACTCTTGCATCAGCTGGAGGAGTCATGAATTCATTTGGGACTATAGGTAAGGGACACGCAAACGACATTAGCGTTTATAAAGTACTAGCTTAAGAAATTTTTGCATTGTTGTGGTTTGAATGGACATCTGAGTTGTGAATTTTGAAGCAAAGTGCAACATCATTTGCTATGCTCTGGTGGTATAGATTGTAAATGAACAGTTGTGAGTTAACATGTTGTCCTTTTATAGGCGCAGTCACATACAGACAGTGTAGCTGAGTAGAAGACCTTAGTGTGTACTTTGTCAGTGCTACAAGAATTTTAATTCTCCAAGCAAAATGCTGACTTATTTGTAAGTTGCTACTTTGGTCTgttaaaaaatatgaattaatacATGCTGACCAATACACTGAATAACAAGGACATGATTATCACAGGTGGGGGATTGAACCAATGAATAATTGAAGCATAAAAAAGACACCTAATGAGGAACCAGTATTGTGCCTACTTACAGCTGACAATTTCGCAAAAAGGCAACTTTAATTTGTATCTTTGGACACTTTATTACTAGCAGCATAGGCATAGTTTGGGCCTAAATGGTGGGGATCTTGTCATAAttaatggaattatgaacacagagtaCTGTCAGATTCTGATTCACCACgcagtaccatctggaaagcagagctttgaatgtacttcaagaagcctggagtcCTGATGACTATGTaaataaattacaagaaagctttcttaagagagttcaggctgtgttagaACTGGACAATCTGTTTTTGCCTGACATACTATATGTCTGCTGTGtctcttttccattttcctagctaaagaaatgaggggcagctcaagacttttgtatAGTACTGCGCacaaaattgtgtgtgtgtgtgtttctaccaGGGATAGGGTAGGGTTTTTGTATCTTTTTGGGGTTTGACCCTTCCATGTTGATGTCTTCAATCAGGATCTGAAAAAGTAGGGATAGTTTGTGTATATTATCACCTAAAGTGTTGCCTCAAAGTTATCAAGTGCCTCCTTCATGGTTTCTTTAAAAGCAAATTTATCTTCCACTTCAGTGTAAAAAGAGGAGTCCTGTACCATCTACCTCAGTACTAATGGAGGATATTCTCACATTATAAACAGTATAGTACTTTGCATTCTGCTCAGGGGTTCTCTTGTTTTCTCACCAAAGTTCTTTACATCATTCAgggatttttaagaaaaaacctAAACTcactttgagatttttttttccccctatggCAAAAAGTTCAGTCAGTTGTTTATGCTTAAACTGAgaaatcaaatttatttatttatttatttattaaattttggGTTTGTTTCGAAAAAAGATGTAATTATTGAAAAGCTTTTTGATTTTATGGtgttaatttagtttttttgttgttgtttttttgtcattttagctTTGACAGGACATAGCAGAGAGTAGGCAGGAAAGCAGAGACAGAGTGGACTGAATGACAGGCTGGAATTGGTTTAAGCAATACTCAAGCTCAAGCCCCTGCGGCAAAGTCTCTAGATTTTGTTATATGCAGTTGGTCAGTCAAGGTAACTATAGAGGTGCACTTTAGGTTGTGTGTGTCCTGAACTGCTTTTCAGAGTCTTCCTTAGAACAAGGCTGGTAAAGTTATGGCAACACTTTCTCTTATGATGCTGTTATTTCCCAGTAATAAATTAAGTTTTTAATGTGTTACTCCTTAGCTAAATGAGTGCATGAGGCTTTTACTATCTGTCCCTCCCTACACAATTCACAAGAATCACTCTGCTTCCTTTAATATTGGTCAGAATTTAATCAAACTTGAACACAAAGATCAGCTAATGGGACAGTTTTCCTTGAGCACCCGAGTTATGCTCAAGGTCACATTTGTTGTTCCTGCAATTTTAATTGTCATTAATTTCTATACTTCACATACTACGGTAACCTATAAATTGGATCATGATCTACTAATGATTGTGAGCTAGATAAGCTACTGAACATCACTGATCTGGTTGTAGAGCCTCAACTGTCcaattataaataattatatagaAAATACATAGGGCCTGTGTATTAAAACTCATTTCCACTTGCATGCGCTTCTGATTTATGAAGGTATCAGATAAACCAACTTCCACAAACCTCTTACGGTGCTCCATTAAATCACTGGAACCTTTATACTGACACCAGTGACTGATCTATGGCAGAACATCAGAAATGCTAGGCTCCCTCTGCTGTGTACACACAAATTTACATATCAGCTCCCCTGAATTAAGTGAGCACTATAAAGATTAGAAAAATGAATTGGGAACACACTTAATTAAATGTAAACAATATGAAGTTCGGCTTACTACAAAAACCCAATGTGGATAATGCCAGTGACACTGGCtgttagggctgcacgattaatcgttagaaaatcgcgatctcgtttcatacttatgtgcgatctcgtttccaaatgacaacgatttaaaaaataaataaataaataaataaaaaagacgaCCATTGTACCGCATTatgatccgggacgtactctgcatgaaaacaagcgctcactcttcctgctgaACAAATgtcaagggcggagccttataccacgtgatacagaagctgtgccgtgtaatgctaaaattagcagggaaaaaacaacggagagcacgtcagggatgacgagaaagtgacaggagaaaatccgttccGGTctccacccaaacatcaataacgggaaccttatacagcgcttccctatacacgtcgaactcccgcaggcacaaagaaattacggaggctatcacttatcacctgacaaaagatatggctcccatcaacactgtgcaaaatgagggatttaggaaaatgatcaacaccctagacaaacgctacacagtgccgtcccgcaactatttttctattgttgcactacctgctctatacacgcagcgtcgagcaacggtggagacggaatttcaagcagtacaacattttgcggcaacaacaaaacgtgagacatttgttgtttttatgtttatttattgtttttatgttcagtctcaactgttacgaagttgatgtgcagttaataagtgcaataaatatttacactggaaaagaaaatcgtgagagaatcgtgatctcaattctaagtcaaaaaatcgtgattctcattttatgcaaaatcatGCAGCCCTACTGGCTGTAGCTGAACACTGTCTGGTAGCAGACACATGATGGCATACAAAAGAAAGcgtacaaaacaaataaaaatccaaTCCCATACCCCAACCTGCAAGCTTGCTGTACTTTGATCACAGAGCCGTCAGTTTTATCTGTATGTTCCCACATCCCCTTTGGCTCACAGAGCTGAATGCTTCCACAGACAGGATTATCACGGGTACACGCTGACAAAATAGTGTTTCCTGACTGAAGAAATGAATCATGTATTTTATGCTGGGTTTCTTCATAGAAAGATATTTGATGCAAAAACGCAgactgtttgctttttttgtttgtttgtttttattgcccaAAACTATAATTACAACAACACATCTGGTTTCCCTCATTAACAATTTTTACAATGcaaactttattaaaaccaACCTTAAAATAACTGTGAAGACTTGCTTAGAAACTCTTGTTAAAATAACACcattgtgatttttgtttttaccggTTGACATTGCTGAAATAATACACGATATGAAAATAACTCAGAGAAAAGCCCGATGGCTGAGCTTTCTGGGACTGAAAAACATATTGCGTTTTTGGTCACCCTCCAGTTCGTGATGTCACAACAGGTGTTTTGCCTTTTGACAGCTGGTGAAAACAGCTGCTTGATGTGCCTGATGCAGTTTAGTGAGAAGTACAACATTCCCCAGAGCATTAAATGATAAGAAgtgctcttttccttttttttgtgacTCCTGTTTTGATCTAGCATTTTTATTCctctgtgactgctgtgatggATCTAACCTGAGCAAATTTGAGGTATAGGGAAGGTTAAAAGGGTCTAAATTACAGGGAAGTGATTTctcaaaaagtgaaaaatgtgcCTAAGCTATTCAGTTGCGCTTTGtgcacacattttaaaacaaaaaagctggGAAACATACCATCATGATGTGCCctgttgtttgatttttgtgataCCTGTACATTAAATTGAAATACATATTGGAATAATCTTTGTATGCACTCGTTTCTTAGTACAGGGGTATATTATATTCCCTTTTAAAAGATAGTGATTTGTAAGCATCAAAGAGAACCTCAGTTTCTTAGTGCTGTTGCTGGATGATGGGAGATATGAGCATGAAACATCTAAGACCCAGATTGACAGCAAGGAGGATTAGAAATTTCTTCTGCAAACAATAATTAACCACAAGCGCAGATGAGCTGTCACCTAAGAAAATACAAGTCGTGGAGAAAGGGATGATTATTGATAAGATTTCGGAACACTACCGGTTTTGAGGCTTCAGCTGGATGGAAGATGTGAACGGCTTTTAGGGTTAATGATCTGTCTGTGTTAGGCTGATGTGTTCAATGTAAGAAGACTGACTGTTGCTTTttattgttgatgtttttttttgctaaacaTACATGATTACAGGTGCATAACGGCTCTGTAGTTTAGTGGTTAATGCATTTGCTTGGCAAGCAAAAGGTTGGTAGTTTGATTCTAGCGGGAGACACAAATTCTCTTTTGGGAGTTGCCAAATCAAACGTGGAGTTACCCACTGTGACGAGCAAACAGCCAAATGTAGCTTTATGAATATGGGTCCATACGCTTTTGGCTTGCACTGTTTTGTCTGATCAGCCGCTCGTCTTTGGCAACtgtcttataaataaatagtctttCCTCTTCTCTCAGGCACTCCAACATACCACCTACCTCCAGTCAAGGCTCCCACAGGCACTAAGAAGAAGAGCTCAAAGCACTGCTTCCTCTGTGGCAAGAAGACTGGCCTGGCCACCAGCTATGAGTGCAGGTACAAGTACCAGCCGCATTTCCAGCTGCGCTCACTCACACAGTTGCTGTCTGCCTCTAAATCACATCTCACCCCCAGTTTTGTCAGTCTCGTCCTTGAAGCGAGCCTTTTTGTACAAAGCGGTCTTTTCGTTGTTCGTCGTTTTGTCCTACTGCCATATCCCCAATGATAACACATCTCTGTGCGCTGCTTGTTCTGTCACAAGTTATTAGCTTTATCGAAGTTTCTCCTCACCACATTAATATGGATTACTTGTCCCTCTCGGGCCTTGTCCATGGCGTACACACTGAATCTGATGCAACACTGTGTAATCTCTTAACATTTAACACTTGAAGTGGTTATGTTCCCAACTACTGCTTTAGTCAAACTGTAAGCCTTTGTGATTAAACGAGTAATGTAATTTACTCTGTTAGTGCtaataaattaatcaaattGGAGGGCAGAAGAGGTGTAACCACCAGGTGTAACCAGAAGAGGTGTTTAGTAAGGAAAGAAAATCTAGACTTTGCATTTACACATTTATGCCGCAAACAGCCTGCTGAAGGGggattttgttatttgttttttaatttactgaCTATCAAGTCTCAAGAGGAATGtactataaaaatatatattttgcatACAAACttgaatgtttatttaaatcttACAGGTGCGGTCAGAACTTCTGTGCAGTTCACCGCTACGCAGAGACACATGACTGCACTTATGATTACAAGGGTGCCGGACGGCGCTTTCTGCAAGAGACCAACCCCCTTATCAATGCTCCCAAGCTGCCTAAGATCTAAACTTGCAACCTTGTCTCAGACGTGCGGATGAGGAGTGAAGAAGTTTAAAACTTGCAGGATGGAAGCGATTCTGCAAATGAATTTGTAAAGGAAAGAATGAACTTTTACACCACTGTGTGCTCTTTTTAATCAGCCAAGTTtgctaaaatttaaataaaatattctgtaaAGCCAAGTGTGAACAAACCAGTGGACTGAAACGGCACAGAATTATCACCTCTTGATAATGTGAAAGTGTATACCCCCCTTTTTTAtctgttgcctttttttttttttcattgcattaaaaaaaaatctgtgcatGTACGTAGGTAGTTTTTGCTAAATATATCTGCTGCATGTTCAGACATACCTATTTTAGgcttttgttgggtttttttgttgtttgtttttaatcggGGCGACTTCATTTGACAAGTCTTTGAGAGATGCACTTTAGAACtatgatatttatatatttgactTTCCTTGTGAGGGAAAGGTGGCGTAcgtttctgtgtttgtcttaTTGTTAGTTGTCCTCTTcaatattactttttttgtaTTCTGCACATTTAAATATCTTTCTTACATGGGCACATACATACCGGCATCACTAATGAAATCTTCCTAAAAAGAGAACCGTACACCCACCTAATGATAAAATACGTAATAtttattaatgatttatttaaattacaggttggtttttaaaaataggGTTAAGTATGCagtgtgtgtaggtgtggaTGTCAGTAATCTGTTTGCCTATTGAGTAAACTGTATTAGGAGTGGGTGTTGGTTATGGTATTTGTGTCTACAGTGAGGTggttgccatttaaaaaaaaaaaaaaaaaaaaatcttttgtaaGTCTTTTTTTATTGCTCAGCTGTTTCAAAAACTTTAAATGCTCGTAAAGTATCTACAGGGGTTTGATCTAATAAAGTTTCTTTCCAGAAAGTTTCTTTCTGTGCgtcatttttgtttggttgaaATCCAACAGCTGGTCTAAAATTATCATTCTGATAGAAGACTTTGTT
It encodes:
- the zfand4 gene encoding AN1-type zinc finger protein 4, producing the protein MTDRKEPPFFNDDSVGAFQYKLPFYDTMELFIETLTGTCFELRVLPFEAVISVKAKIQRLEGIPVAQQHLIWNNLELDDEHCLHDYGIAEGCTLKLVLAMRGGPINTRRVTMEDPVKEVADLMDSTKEEGWEKNLANKQVTFVVYREGDQLNVFRVVDRGDGTLTPVSESLSGGSVFNVYAEEDGESSTAAQQSLENSITMTKMKLLKAKMEDMNLNKKKSAKVKPRAPVSPHPCGSSFGPSNTRHHHRLLRSLPQINQPWQSNAPLPPIVDHESVDPSLASPAATSAHLPIPRRPPPSFSSPSCYMLQEEEPWETCPPFAKIRPPPKVSRLDIGSTRLMRDCVYPQLPPLCTRGPPDATFDPVEPVGESFGLGVLDETVGLVAPTQPGSPFGDLSDPLSLDVSTQPEEGCQTREVEAQHQLPHSPSPVSPWTRGTNETLTSRANGTQLSASFHISPPSPLPASTSLSPSARLLSQPFESTLSCLQPNLQAQSSAKQGSTSPHPSTTLSTHPPRIRGVKVESPGKRLELISKREARNITKVANQAYKEPVGSLNSSELLASLSTRALDISGGSSRDRIGESLGLALALSPATASGQGSRGSRLPSIPADRLLRDDHIRQMSPLPPASASYMTTSTLASAGGVMNSFGTIGTPTYHLPPVKAPTGTKKKSSKHCFLCGKKTGLATSYECRCGQNFCAVHRYAETHDCTYDYKGAGRRFLQETNPLINAPKLPKI